One Candidatus Peregrinibacteria bacterium genomic window, GCATTATCCCTTATTGGGATTGGGGTATATCCTGATTTGGCAAACATCTCATATGCTGCCAATGCGTCACCATTAAGATCGTCTTTTGATAGTTTTTCTTTCTCGTCAATTTCACCTTTGTATTGACCATAAAACACTGGAAATAGTATTTTTTTTCCTCCAGTGAGTTTATCTATATACGGAATAGCGTTAAGAGACGAAGCATGGTCTAGTATGCTTCTTTGTGCTGCTGAATGGGAAATTACCTTGTATCCGAGTGTCTGAAATTGTTCTTTGTAATCCTTGTGCTGATCCTCATACCATTTTCTTAGTAATTCTGATCGGAATCCTTTATATTGGTTCATAGGTACTTGCTTCCCTTCTAAGACGATATAAGACTGATCTCCATGAAAATTTTCTTTTTGGACAGCCCTTCCCATGACAACAACTTCTGCTCCACCAAATTGTTGAGAAATCTTTTTTGCTACCTCTTCTAGAGTTATTTTTTTGCCTTGTAATTGGTAAATTTTTGCAGTTTTTAGAACATCATTTATTCCGATGAAAACCAAAAGCTCTCCTTTTTCTGTTATGTCGAAAGTCATATTTCCTCCTTCAAATAAAAATCCGCTATTTGAATATTTCCCTTTCCAAATACAAATTGCATTGCAGCATTTCTTGGAATTGCCCTTTGTGTTCCATTGACCTGGAGGATTGCACCATCTTGATCTATCCCGTGAAATTCCATTGGAAGAAGAATTTTCTTTTCTCCATTAATCTCCATGACCTCAAACATGTCCTGTGCCCACATACCAACCCTGTCATTTCTTTCTCCTTGCGCGTTCGGCAATGTTATAAAATTTACTTTATTTTTTACCCCAATTCGATTTATTAATTTATGAGCTTCTTCTAAATTGTAGTCTTCTACGACAAGATCGACCTCAGCATATTCTGGTAAATTTCTTAAGAGATCATGATATGAACGAAATATTCGTTCTCTATAGTCTTCTTTTGTATGATCAAAATCCGAAAGAGAGTATTTTATGCTTGGTGGATCTTCTGGGGGAAGTGTGATGACTATTCTCTCCAAATTCCGCTGGTATTCAGGTACAACTTTTACAATAATATCGCTTTTTTCCCTTGCACGAATAAATTCACCCGTAAGAAATTCGTTTGCATACTCATCGAAGTCTAATTTTCTGTACTTCACTGCATTTTTGGGTTTATTAAATAAAGCCCCAAGTCCAAACCCAGCAACCAGACCTCCCAACACCAAAAGTGCGTTTCTTCTTGTAATAAGAGTTTGTCCTTCTATGCTTGGATCAAATGCCCGTTCATCACTTTTTTCAGCTCGTTGAGTGTAATGAAAACGCCGGAAAAACTTCTCTAAACCCATCTTTTACATGCCATAAAGTATTTGCATTATGACATTTGCTGATAATATATGCAAGCTGTTAGTGCCGATGAATACCTACACGTATCTCTTTTGGTTTCATTTTCCATTTTTCATTTTACATTGAGAAACCCCCTCTCCTACCTCATTCACGGGTCCGGCACCAATTGTTAAAATCACATCACCTGCTTTCGTTTCCGCATTCAAGATTTCAATTGTTTTTTCATAACTTTCTGAATATCTCACGCGCTGGTCTGATCGTAAATTTTTGGCGATTTCTTCCACAAGTATTTGCGGAGAGACCTTTTTCACGTCTTTTTCAGAATCTCTGACGCGATAAATTCCGGGAATGAGAATTTCATCGACATCAGGAAAACTTTTTCCAAATTCTTCGAGAAATGTGAATGTTCGAGAATATTGATGTGGTTCAAACACAATCCATTTTTTTCGATTCGGAAATTTTTCTTTGAGCGCTGAAAGCGTCGCTCGTATTTCTGTCGGATGATGTCCATAATCATCAATCACTAAAATTCCATTTTTTTCTCCTTTCTCTTCAAATCTCCTCCACGAACCGCGATACGCGCCGAGGCTTTTTTTGGCAATTTCGAGATCAAGCTCAAGCACAGAAAAAAGCGCGAGTACTTTTGACGCATTTTGCCGATTATGATTCCCTGGAATTTTCATTTCGGGAACGGCGTCAAGAAATTTTGATGCATCGATTTGTGTATATGTACGATTTCCATAAAGGCGCGACGGCGCCGTCGCGCCTTCCGAAGACAAAATTACCACTCCATCCGCAGACAATTTCGCAAGAAATTTTCGAAATCCCTCATCATATCTCTCCTTCGTTTTATAATAATCGAGATGATCGGAATCAATACTCGTGAGTACAATGATATTCGGATGGAGATGCAAAAATGATTCCCGATATTCACATGCTTCTACAATAAGAATATTGCTTTTTCCGATGCGGAAATTCTTTTTTCCCCATTCAAAAACTTTTGTTCCAAGAAGAACGTTTGGGCGAAAACCTACCGCTTCAAGGGCAAGTGCCGTCATTGCGGTGGTCGTACTTTTCCCATGCGTTCCGGCAATAGCAATCGTGAAATAGTCTCTGGAAATTTCTCCGAGTTTTTCAAAATATGATTTTTGGGGAATTTTTCTTTTTGCCGCTTCTCTTCGTTCCGGATTTTC contains:
- a CDS encoding UDP-N-acetylmuramate--L-alanine ligase; amino-acid sequence: MASLFFSGIGGIGMSALAQFLHQHGVNVSGSDQSDSEILHDLEASGISVSREQKAENLPHDISELIYTEAVPPENPERREAAKRKIPQKSYFEKLGEISRDYFTIAIAGTHGKSTTTAMTALALEAVGFRPNVLLGTKVFEWGKKNFRIGKSNILIVEACEYRESFLHLHPNIIVLTSIDSDHLDYYKTKERYDEGFRKFLAKLSADGVVILSSEGATAPSRLYGNRTYTQIDASKFLDAVPEMKIPGNHNRQNASKVLALFSVLELDLEIAKKSLGAYRGSWRRFEEKGEKNGILVIDDYGHHPTEIRATLSALKEKFPNRKKWIVFEPHQYSRTFTFLEEFGKSFPDVDEILIPGIYRVRDSEKDVKKVSPQILVEEIAKNLRSDQRVRYSESYEKTIEILNAETKAGDVILTIGAGPVNEVGEGVSQCKMKNGK